TTGTGAAAATAGTACCATCCGTTTTTTCGATGGTAAGAGTTCCTTCAAAAAGCAGGGCTTCTTCGCCTTTTATTTTTTTACCTTTTACAGAAATCTTGTAATCACCATTTTCTATTTCTTTGGTAAGTACTTCATCTACTTCCATATCACTTGATGAGATAAGATTCATAGCCAGTCTCTTACCGTCGAGCATCATGTAGGCTGTTTTTCCAGCATCATCTGCATAGATGTATCTCTCGTTTTCAAAATCGGCTTTGCTGATCGCAAAATAACATGAGCATTCCTTAATTTCTTTTGGGAAAGGAATAGTTCCTACTAAAATATTTCCTGAAGCATGTCCTGCTGCCACAGAATCTTTAGCAATATTCAAAGAATCAATAGGGGCAGAACCTGAAGTGGTTTCTTTCTCCTTTTTGCAGGCTACCAATAGAAATGCTGAAAATAAAATGATTAGGTATTTCATTGTATGGTGGTTTTATTTATTTTTTAACCTCTTGCTCTTTCCAGTAATGTCATCATTAATAAAGAAAGGATCACCAGGCTTTCCTCTTCGTCATCAATGTCAATCACTCTGTCCAGCTGGAATCTTCTTCCGAAGAATGAAGGCATTTTTTTTAATTTGAAATAAGTCTTTCCGTCAATTCCTGTTACAGTGTAAGAAGGATTAAGGAAATAACCTGTAAACATTCCAATGATAGGAAGTTCGCCAACAAAGCTGTCCCAGAATCGTACCCAGGCATTGTCTTCCTGAATTTTAAACTTAGGCTGATCATTGGAATCCAATACATCATAGCTTGCTTTCCAGATAGAACGCATTCCTTTTCTGGCTAATCTTCCAAAGTTTTTATTGCCAATAATATCATTTAAAGAATATGATGCATTGAAATCTATCCATTGGTTTGCTCTGATTCTGAAAAGCTCCTTTGATTTACTTTCGTCATTGAAAACAATAACATCTTCTTTCAGCTTGAACATTTTCTGACGAACATAGGCTACATAATTCCCGTTTTTGTCTGTAATGTTGAAGTCACTTGCTAATGTAGTGATTTTGAATTTGAAATCCAGAGGATAATTAAGGTTGTTAAGTGCCATTTAGTTTATTTTTTTCATATTTAATTTAAGCGGCAAAGATAAATGTTTTTTTTATAGCGAAAGACCGGTTTTATACGGTAATACATTATTGTCCTAAAATGAGGCTTTATAAGAGAGGTTGAAAATTGAAAGAGGAAGTTGAAAATTTAAGGGAGAAATATACATCAGTAAATCAATGTTTTTACTGTTGATCACTTAGCATTATTATTTAAATCCACATTTCTCATATTACCATTCGCAATTCTCAATTCTCAATTTTTCACTTTCAACTTTCAATTTTCCATTCCCAAACTGTTTCCTCAACTATAATTCTTATTTTTGTACTTATGGATTACCCAAGTAAAGTATTGGCAAAGGCGGTGGATGAAATTTCGGGACTGCCCGGGATTGGGAGAAAAACAGCTTTGAGGCTGGCGTTACATTTATTGAAACAGCCTAACTCCAGAGCGGTAAGTCTTGGAAATTCCCTGATTAACCTAGTCAATGAAATAAAATACTGTAAAGAATGTCATAATTTTTCTGATTTTGATATTTGTGAAATATGCAGCAATGAAAAGAGAAATGGTGAACTGATCTGTATCGTAGAAGATGTGAGAGACGTCATTGCTATAGAGAACACAGGAAAGTATACCGGAAGATATCTTATTCTGGGTGGCAAAATCTCTCCAATGGAAGGGGTAGGACCTGGCCAGCTGAATATTCCAAGTATTGAAAGGAAGCTAAATGAGGGACATGTGAAGGAATTTATTTTTGCTTTAAGTGCCACTATGGAAGGAGATACAACAGCATACTATATTTACAAAAAATTTAAAAGTTTTAATGTGAATTTTTCGAGTATTGCAAGAGGCATTTCAGTAGGTGATGAATTGGAGTATGCTGATGAAATTTCTTTAGGAAGATCTATTATCAACAGATTGCCGTACAACGAAAAAGATTAATATGAAGCTGTCCATTATTATTGTTAATTATAATGTTACCCAACTGCTCAGAAATTGTCTTTTATCTATTCAGAAATATATAAAAGATATAGACTATGAAGTGGTTGTCATTGATAATGCTTCTACCGACAGCTCGTGGGGAGATCTTATCCCGGAGTTTCCTAAAGTGCGTTTTATATCTTCCAAAATAAACGGTGGTTTTTCAAGGGCAAATAATCACGCTATACAGACTGCAGCTGGAGAATATCTGCTTCTTTTAAACCCTGATACCGAACTGGAAGGGTACTATATGGAGGAGCTTCTGGATTTTGCTGATTCTGAGCCTGATTTCGGATGTATGGGAGTGAGGATGCACGACGCAAAAGGAAATTTTCTGCCTGAAAGCAAACGGTCAGTACCTGATATGTTCAATTCATTTGAAAAACTGTTTACCAATTTTAAAAAGAATAATTCTAAGTCGTATTATAGAAATGATTTAGAAGAAGATGTTGTAACGGAGGTGGATGTGATTACAGGTGCATTTCTATTGGCCAGAAAAGAGGTCTACGAAAAAATCGGCGGGCTGGATGAAGCTTACTTTATGTATGGAGAAGATATTGATCTTTGCTACACTTTTCTAAGAAGTGGTTATAAGAACTTTTATTACGGTAAGGTTTCCATTCTTCATCATAAAGGAGAAAGTACGGTGAGGGATGAAGTGTATCTGGGGAGGTTTTATGGAGCTATGCAGATCTTTATTGATAAATATTATAAAGAAACAAAGCCCATGCAGTATTCATTTTTGAAAGCAGGATTAAAACTCCGCCATCAGATTGAAAAGATAAGATTAAAATAAAAAAGCAACTCAATTTGAGTTGCTTTTGTTTTATATAAGATGGTATTCTTCTTATTTTGCCGGTGCTGCAGGAGCTGATACCGGAGTAGTTGTGGTTGTAGAAGAAGCTGGAGCAGACTGTTTTGCAGGAGCTTCTTTCTTCGCCGGTTGCTGAGCTGGGGCTACCTGTGAAGGTTTACCAGTGATTACAACGCTTATAAGAATAAGAACGATGATAGTTCCCCCTAGAGTCCATGTTGCTTTTTCCATGAAATCATTGGTTCTCTGTACTCCGAACTGTGCAGATGATGCACCTCCGAATGTACTGGAAAGGCCTCCTCCTTTTGGGTTTTGAGCCATAACAATAATCACCAATAAAACACTGGCAATCATAATAAGAACCATCAATAGTGTAAATATAGTATCCATTAATTCTGATATCTTTTTGAATGGGCAAATTTAATCTTTTTTTACTGAACGACAAAAAAAGATGCAGGTAAATATAGATTAAGTGCAAAAGTTTAAAGATCAGACAATGATTTTAAGCTAAAAACAAGGGTGTATGATAAAAAAATAAGCTTTTTATGGCTTCCGGAATTTTAAAACAATTTTAGCTTGTTGCCGGGAATGTGCTCCTAAAGGTGATTCAGGCATCTGAAATGATTCTAAAATGCTAATAAATTGTATCGCAGATGAAATTTTTGTACCTACCCAAAGCGTTTTTCTACAAACTTTTGCTTAATTTATAAAATCAGGGGTAGAGAAAAATTTAATGTAAAAAAAATGCCAACTCAGAGTTGAGTCGGCATTTCTATAAAAAGAATTGTCTTTATTGAAAATCAGAATCTTTTGCCTGGTTAATCAAACAAGACTGTACTGCGAGATTGATTTCCATTCCACCCATATTCTGGATCATAGTGAACGGAAATTTCACCCCTGAAACCTCTTTGTAATCAGCGAAGCTGGTAGGAATAGATCCTCCTTCTCCAACTTTTACTTCTCCGGTTTTCAAGCCTGTTTTTACACTGTAGTAATAGGTTTGTTTCGGACCTTTCACTACATAAGAATCTTCATTGTTATATTTTTCAATACCTGCTAATTTCAGCTCTGTTGATTTTGCAAAAGTAAGCTCAGGGAAAAGTTCCGGCTCAGCCATTTCTGCTTTTTGCTTATCGTTCAGAGGAGTTTTATTTCCTTGCGTTACTGCATAACCGTCTTTACCATCAAAAACAATTTTCTGAATGTTATTACCCATCATTTTCATATCTAAAGCCATTTTTCCGCCTTTAGCCTGAATCAGTTTCATGGTCATATCCATTCCCTGAATTTTGGTAGTGGCATCTCTGGTAATAGAGGTTACTTTTTGAACAGCTGCCAGCCCTCCGATAGCATTGATGTATTTATCTGCTACAGAACCGATACTTACACTGGCATCTGCTTTTTGAACAGAAGGTTTACCTACAGGATTTGCTTCTTTATCAAAGTATTTTACCGGATATCCTAATTTTTCAAGCCCTTCAGAAATGTCAGAAGCTTTTCCTGCAACGAAGATTCTGCTTTGATTGGGAAGGATTGTAGTTTTTACAGCATTGGAAACATCTGCAGAAGTTACCTTATCAATAGATTTCAGATAATTGGTATAAAAATCGGCAGGCAGATCCTGTATTTTTTGATTCAATGCAAATCTTGCAATAGTTTCAGGCTTCTCTAAAGACATGATGAAAGCGCCTTTCAGTTTGGCTTTAGCATTTGCCAGTTCTTCAGGTTTTACCGTAGAAATTGCATTAAGTTCATTGATTAATTCCTGAATGGCTTTATCAGTAACCTCATTTCTCACACTTGTATCTGCAGAGAACTCAGGAGAATATTTGCTGGCGCTCATTGTGGAATAAGCTCCATAGGTAAATCCGTTTTTTTCTCTCAGATTCATGAAAAGTCTGGCTTCACCTCCGCCACCAAGAATATAATTGGCAATGGTTGCAGGGAAGTAATTCGGATCTTTCATTTTAAGTGTATTCAGATTGCTTACTGATAATACAGACTGCACTGCTGAAGGAACATCTACGACATCAATCTCTGTTTTCGCTACATTAGATGCGGGCTCTAATGCTGCAAATTTTGTGTTTGACTTTTTCCAGTTTCCAAAAGCCTTTTCTATTAATGGTTTTACCTGATCGAATTTTACATCTCCAACAATTATTAAATAAGCATTGTCAGGAACATAATATTTATTGTAAATATTCTGAACATCTGCCAGTTGTATTTTGTTGATCGTTTCTATAGTTTCAAATTCTCCTCTCGATGTATTTTTACCATACATTAACGCATTTGATACTTTTGCAGCGATAGACGAGGCATTTTTCTCATCAGATTTTAAGCCCTCAATTGTTCTTTCTTTTGCATTTTGAATTTCTTCAGCAGAAAACTTAGGGTTCACAATCGCATCAGCCATAAGCCCCAATACTTCAGGGAAATATTTCGAAAGAGAATTGGAAGATGCTCCATTAGAACTAAAACTAAGATTAGCTCCTAAAAAGTCTATTTTTTTATTAAAATCATCCTTGCTCAGATGAGTGGTTCCATTATCAAGCTGGCTGGCCATGATCTCACTTACTCCGGCAATATTTCCTTCATAATAAGGAGGTCTGTCCATGGAAAGAGTGGTATTTACTCTTGGCAGTTTGTTGTTTTCAACAACCATTACAGTAAGGCCGTTGCTTAGCTGGAAAGTTTTTGGCTTGGCAATATTGATCGCAGGAGTAGCCCCTGGTTTCGGCATTGCATTAAGGTCAATTTTTTGGGCAGAGAGCATTCCTGCAAATAAAAATGCCGCTGCTATATAGGTGAATTGCTTTTTCATGGGTAAGATTATTTTTTCTCAGGAACGTAGTTAATAATGATTCTTTGGTTAGGATTCAGATACTTTTTAGCAGCATTCTGCAAATCCTGTCTTGTGATAGATCTGTAAATGTCGATTTCCTTATTGATAAGATTTGTATTTCCCATCAATACATGATTGGTTGCCAAAGAAGCCGCAATTCCCTGAATACTTGAGTTTTGGTTGACAAACTGATTTTCAAACTGGTTTTGAAGCTTTTGATAATCCTCTTCGGAAATAAGAGTAGTCTGAAGTTTTTTAATTTCAGCATCAATATCAGTCTGAAGGGTCTGCTTAGTAGTCTGTCCCATCGGAATGGCAAAGAAGGCGAAAATACTGTAATCTTCAAGCCCCTGATTGAATGCAGCTACCTGAAGTGCTTTTTTCTCCTGATCAACTAATTTTTTATAAAGTACAGATGATTTTCCGTTGCTTAAATAAGAAGAAAGCATATCCAGAACATAGGCATCTTTCTCTTTGTTCGCTGGTGTTCTGTATGCGAAGACATAGGCAGGAAGCTGAATGTTCGGGTCAGTTGCCGTTACTTCTTTTTCCTGAGTAATAGGAGCGTCTTTAGGAAAATCTTTCGGGTAAATAGTACCTTTCGGAATACCACCGTAATATTCTTCAATCCATTTTTTAGTCTGTTCAGTCTTAATATCTCCTGCTACCACCAAAGTTGCATTGTTTGGAACATAATATTTTTTATAAAATGCCTGGAATTCTTCAAGCTTTGCAGAATTAAGATCTTCCATAGAACCGATGGTTGGCCAGTTGTACGGGTGATTGGTAAACAGGTTTTTCTGGATAGTAGGGAAAAGATTTCCATAAGGCTGATTATCCATTCTCAATCTCTTTTCTTCTTTTACTACCTCTCTCTGAGTATCTACACCAATCTGGTTGATTTCCGCATGACGCATTCTTTCAGCTTCCATCCACAGTCCGAGTTGCTCGTTATTGGAAGGGAAAGTCTCATAGTAATACGTTCTGTCATTAGTAGTGTTAGCATTATTTTGTCCTCCGTTTGATGAAACGATCTTGAACCATTCTCCTCTTTTTATGTTTGGAGTACCTTCAAATAAGAGGTGTTCAAAAAAGTGTGCAAAGCCGGTTCTTCCCTTTACTTCATCCTTGGCACCTACATGGTACATTACCCCGGTGGTAACTACCGGAGCGGAGTTATCTTGATGAAGAATTACATGAAGACCATTGGGAAGGTCATACTCTTCAAATTTAATTTGCTGTGCATTTAGCATGAGTCCGAAGAAAGACACAGCAGCAGAAGAAAGAAGTCGCTTTTTCATAAAATTAGAAATTGTTTGGTCAATTAGTAAGAAAAGTGAATTAAATGTTACAAATACTTTAAAATTTAGTAACATCCAACTATGGACCCTCGACCAGAATACTACCTCTAATATCCAACTTCCTTAATCAAAATTTGATTTCTCCTCTGAATACATTAATTTTGTGTTTCCAAAATTTTTTTTGCAGTATGGACTACCTGAAAGGACTCAATGAATCACAATATGAAGCCGTTACCTCTTTACAAGGCCCTCTGATGGTACTTGCGGGTGCGGGTTCCGGAAAAACACGTGTGCTTACAATGCGTATTGCCCACCTTATCCATAACGGAATAGATCCTTTCAATATCCTGGCGCTTACCTTTACCAACAAAGCAGCACGGGAAATGAAAGACCGTATTGCAAAAGTAGTAGGAGAGAGCAATTCAAGAAGCCTTTGGATGGGAACATTTCACTCGGTTTTTGCAAGAATACTAAGAATTGAAGCCCATTATTTAGGATATCCTTCTAATTTTACCATCTACGATCAACAGGATGCTTTGAACGTGATCAAAAAAGTACTGAAGGATATGAATATCGATGCTGATCTTTATAAACCTAAAAAAGTTCAGGCGAGAATTTCAACCTATAAGAACAACCTGATTACAGTAAAAGCATATTTCAACAACCCTGAACTGATGGAAGCGGATGAAAAGGCAAATATGAAATTTATTGGCCAGATCTACCAGAGATATGTAGATGCATGTTTCAGAAACGGTTCCATGGATTTTGATGATCTTTTGTTAAAAACAAATGAATTATTAACCCGTTTTCCGGAAGTACTGGCAAAATATCAGGACAGATTCAGATACATCATGGTGGATGAGTACCAGGATACCAACCACTCACAATATCTGATTGTAAAGGCTCTGGCCTCTAAGTTTGAGAATCTTTGCGTGGTAGGTGATGATGCCCAGTCCATCTATTCTTTCCGTGGTGCAAATATCCATAATATCTTAAACTTTAAAAAAGACTATACTGACGCAAAAACAGTGTCTTTGGAACAGAACTACCGTTCTACTCAGAATATCGTCAATGCGGCCAATGTAGTTATCGCAAAAAATTTACAGCAGTTTAAGAAGAATGTATTCAGTGATAACGAAGAAGGGGATAAGATAAAGATTTACCGCTCACTTTCTGATGCTGATGAAGCCAACTTTGTAGCCGGAAATATCTGGGAACTTCGTAACCGTGATCAGAGAAAGTACAGTGATTTTGCTATTTTATACAGAACAAACTCTCAGACCAGAGCATTTGAAGATGCTTTGAGACGCAAAAATATTCCGTATAAAGTATATGGAGGACTTTCTTTCTACCAAAGAAAAGAAGTAAAAGACTTAATCGGGTACCTTCGTCTTCTGATCAATGAAAACGATTCTGAAGCGCTGATGAGAATTATCAATTATCCTACAAGGGGAATTGGAGAAACGACACAGAATAAACTGATTGTTTTTGCCGATGCACACAATATTGCGGTATCAAAAGTTTTAGATAATCTTCCAATGTATGCTCCACAGCTGGGCTTAAACAATGGCGTTTTAAATAAACTGAACGACTTTTGGTCCATGATAAAAGCATTCCAGGTATTGCTTAAAACTGAAACGGCTTACAGTGTTGCAATGGAAGTAGCTAAACGAAGCGGTTTAATCAAATTCCTTAAAGATGATCAGACGCCCGAAGGAGTTTCCAGAGTAGAGAACGTTCAGGAATTGATGAACTCTATGCAGGGATTCATTGAAGAACAGATGCAGCTGGAGGATGGAGATGCAAGCCTTTCCAATTTCCTTGAGAATATTGCCCTTTCTGCAGATACTCAGGATAAGAATCTGGGAGATGATATGGTTTCATTGATGACTATTCACCTTTCAAAAGGATTGGAATTCCCGGTGGTACATCTGGTGGGACTTGAAGAAAATCTTTTCCCAAGTTTTATGAGTTCAGCAACCAGGGAAGATCTGGAAGAAGAAAGAAGACTTTTCTATGTTGCATTAACCAGAGCTGAAAAGCAGGTGTTCTTCTCATATGCTGTTTCCCGTTTCCAATGGGGGAAAATTACTGATGCAGAACCTTCAAGATTCTTAAGTGAAATTGATGATGAATATATTGAATTCCTTAATCCTGTACTGGAAAAGAGATTTATCAATAATGCCGGTGTAAAATCCAATATTTTTGATGAACACCCTTCTGAAATGAAAAGTTTCAAAAAGGTTGAGAAAAAAACGATTGAAAGGGGAGATAGTTCAAAACCGGCGCCGGAACAAAGAAAGCTGAAACCGGTAAGCACTGCCAAAATTATCAATCCAAGCGGAGCTTCTTCTCAGGATATTGAGGTAGGC
This genomic window from Chryseobacterium sp. MEBOG06 contains:
- the recR gene encoding recombination mediator RecR, which translates into the protein MDYPSKVLAKAVDEISGLPGIGRKTALRLALHLLKQPNSRAVSLGNSLINLVNEIKYCKECHNFSDFDICEICSNEKRNGELICIVEDVRDVIAIENTGKYTGRYLILGGKISPMEGVGPGQLNIPSIERKLNEGHVKEFIFALSATMEGDTTAYYIYKKFKSFNVNFSSIARGISVGDELEYADEISLGRSIINRLPYNEKD
- a CDS encoding glycosyltransferase family 2 protein; translation: MNMKLSIIIVNYNVTQLLRNCLLSIQKYIKDIDYEVVVIDNASTDSSWGDLIPEFPKVRFISSKINGGFSRANNHAIQTAAGEYLLLLNPDTELEGYYMEELLDFADSEPDFGCMGVRMHDAKGNFLPESKRSVPDMFNSFEKLFTNFKKNNSKSYYRNDLEEDVVTEVDVITGAFLLARKEVYEKIGGLDEAYFMYGEDIDLCYTFLRSGYKNFYYGKVSILHHKGESTVRDEVYLGRFYGAMQIFIDKYYKETKPMQYSFLKAGLKLRHQIEKIRLK
- the secG gene encoding preprotein translocase subunit SecG — translated: MDTIFTLLMVLIMIASVLLVIIVMAQNPKGGGLSSTFGGASSAQFGVQRTNDFMEKATWTLGGTIIVLILISVVITGKPSQVAPAQQPAKKEAPAKQSAPASSTTTTTPVSAPAAPAK
- a CDS encoding M16 family metallopeptidase translates to MKKQFTYIAAAFLFAGMLSAQKIDLNAMPKPGATPAINIAKPKTFQLSNGLTVMVVENNKLPRVNTTLSMDRPPYYEGNIAGVSEIMASQLDNGTTHLSKDDFNKKIDFLGANLSFSSNGASSNSLSKYFPEVLGLMADAIVNPKFSAEEIQNAKERTIEGLKSDEKNASSIAAKVSNALMYGKNTSRGEFETIETINKIQLADVQNIYNKYYVPDNAYLIIVGDVKFDQVKPLIEKAFGNWKKSNTKFAALEPASNVAKTEIDVVDVPSAVQSVLSVSNLNTLKMKDPNYFPATIANYILGGGGEARLFMNLREKNGFTYGAYSTMSASKYSPEFSADTSVRNEVTDKAIQELINELNAISTVKPEELANAKAKLKGAFIMSLEKPETIARFALNQKIQDLPADFYTNYLKSIDKVTSADVSNAVKTTILPNQSRIFVAGKASDISEGLEKLGYPVKYFDKEANPVGKPSVQKADASVSIGSVADKYINAIGGLAAVQKVTSITRDATTKIQGMDMTMKLIQAKGGKMALDMKMMGNNIQKIVFDGKDGYAVTQGNKTPLNDKQKAEMAEPELFPELTFAKSTELKLAGIEKYNNEDSYVVKGPKQTYYYSVKTGLKTGEVKVGEGGSIPTSFADYKEVSGVKFPFTMIQNMGGMEINLAVQSCLINQAKDSDFQ
- a CDS encoding M16 family metallopeptidase → MKKRLLSSAAVSFFGLMLNAQQIKFEEYDLPNGLHVILHQDNSAPVVTTGVMYHVGAKDEVKGRTGFAHFFEHLLFEGTPNIKRGEWFKIVSSNGGQNNANTTNDRTYYYETFPSNNEQLGLWMEAERMRHAEINQIGVDTQREVVKEEKRLRMDNQPYGNLFPTIQKNLFTNHPYNWPTIGSMEDLNSAKLEEFQAFYKKYYVPNNATLVVAGDIKTEQTKKWIEEYYGGIPKGTIYPKDFPKDAPITQEKEVTATDPNIQLPAYVFAYRTPANKEKDAYVLDMLSSYLSNGKSSVLYKKLVDQEKKALQVAAFNQGLEDYSIFAFFAIPMGQTTKQTLQTDIDAEIKKLQTTLISEEDYQKLQNQFENQFVNQNSSIQGIAASLATNHVLMGNTNLINKEIDIYRSITRQDLQNAAKKYLNPNQRIIINYVPEKK
- a CDS encoding ATP-dependent helicase produces the protein MDYLKGLNESQYEAVTSLQGPLMVLAGAGSGKTRVLTMRIAHLIHNGIDPFNILALTFTNKAAREMKDRIAKVVGESNSRSLWMGTFHSVFARILRIEAHYLGYPSNFTIYDQQDALNVIKKVLKDMNIDADLYKPKKVQARISTYKNNLITVKAYFNNPELMEADEKANMKFIGQIYQRYVDACFRNGSMDFDDLLLKTNELLTRFPEVLAKYQDRFRYIMVDEYQDTNHSQYLIVKALASKFENLCVVGDDAQSIYSFRGANIHNILNFKKDYTDAKTVSLEQNYRSTQNIVNAANVVIAKNLQQFKKNVFSDNEEGDKIKIYRSLSDADEANFVAGNIWELRNRDQRKYSDFAILYRTNSQTRAFEDALRRKNIPYKVYGGLSFYQRKEVKDLIGYLRLLINENDSEALMRIINYPTRGIGETTQNKLIVFADAHNIAVSKVLDNLPMYAPQLGLNNGVLNKLNDFWSMIKAFQVLLKTETAYSVAMEVAKRSGLIKFLKDDQTPEGVSRVENVQELMNSMQGFIEEQMQLEDGDASLSNFLENIALSADTQDKNLGDDMVSLMTIHLSKGLEFPVVHLVGLEENLFPSFMSSATREDLEEERRLFYVALTRAEKQVFFSYAVSRFQWGKITDAEPSRFLSEIDDEYIEFLNPVLEKRFINNAGVKSNIFDEHPSEMKSFKKVEKKTIERGDSSKPAPEQRKLKPVSTAKIINPSGASSQDIEVGDKVRHDRFGIGEVSFLDGTDPQNIKAKVIFIHEGEKNLILKYAKLTKI